The Drosophila sechellia strain sech25 chromosome 2R, ASM438219v1, whole genome shotgun sequence nucleotide sequence GTCACACCATCGGCAGCACCTTCATTTCTCCTTCCCCAGACACAAGCAAACAAGTGTGGCCACATGACAACCATCCGGGCTATGCTATTCTTGGTGCGCCCCCAGAGTCACATGAATGTGAATACTGGCCTCCAAGGCGGCCATGGCCAATTGGGGAGGCCCCGGCTCATCTGGATGCCGCGAGGGTGGCGGGCGGATTAGTATACAAATTTTCCGTCACCGATTCTGCAAATAAGCGAAAGTTTTTTCGATTtggcaaatggccaaaaacgAGAGGAGAGCCCATGTGTTCAGCAGGCGTAGGAGGGCGCGTGTGATGTGGCCCACCATTCGATGTTGCACCAACGTGGCTATATTTGTGGCCAACGCAGCTATAGACACATCCAGAATTTAGCCAGCTGCAGGGAACAACAACTGATGTTGCCTCAGCTGTCCGTGAACTGGTTTCTATTTTCGCAGCGGCCACATTTTGTATCGCATAAAATCATAAAcagaataattaaattaatagcGCGAAAGTGGCAAATATCAGGGTGTtcaaaataacaacaaacgCTTATCAATGCAAACGCACTAGAAAACGCTCTCAGCGCCACATGAAAACAACACTCTGCTGTTGCCATGTGGGGACATATCCCATATACGTATCTGTATACCCATGCCCCCATTCCGTCGACCCACCCCCCACTCACCCTCCACCAACTCGACGTAGCTGCCGCCTgtgaaaaaccaaaacaatcGCCGAGCCTCCGCCGGCAGCCAATCAGCTCGTCCGGAGTTTGACCCTCTCGCTCGGCGAGGCGATCGTAAAACCCGATTTGCGAGGCGATCGGCCGACTTGTTCTAGTCGCCTCGATGGCCAGGCCAGGTATAAAAGGCCCCGGATCGGGGCAGTTGGCATCAGTTACTCGTGGCCAGAGTAAATGGAAAGATCAAGTGAAAAGCCTACTTTCAGTGGTCTGAAAATCAAGTTGATGTTTGACAAAAAACTGTGGAAGAACATATGAACGCAAAGTCCTCGACAGTAGAACTCTAATTGTGATAATTACTCAAATTGTGATAAGCGAATtaagcaaagtgccaaaaacTCTTTCacgctcaaaaaaaaaaatctaacaATAATATTCCAAACTTTTTTCGAGAGAAattcataaaataaaacacacacaaaatgccTGAGCTCATTGAACAAAGCAAAATTATGTAAGTATATATGAAAGAGGTCACTCGAAACGCATTCAATGGGGGATTTTAATggcaattaatttttaatgcagTCCATTATTTGGGGTCCCACTATCGAAGTcagttaattaaattgcaattttaataaCCCACTtcctctctctccctctcttcAGCTCCGGCAATGTCTGTGGTCTGCCCCAGTTGCACAAGCTGCGCCAGGACAATTGCGGTCTGTACAGCCACATCCGTGGCATTCCCATCTCCTATGGAAATGTGGATTCGCTGACCACCGGTGTCCGTGCCTTCGTGGAGGAGGGCATCGCCCTGTGCCAGCCCGACCAGGTGCACATCTGCGATGGCAGCGAGCAGGAGAACAAGATGCTCATCAAGAGCCTCCTGGAGGCTGGCACCATTGTGCCGCTGCCCAAGTACGACAACTGCTGGCTGGCACGCACCAATCCGTCGGATGTGGCCCGCGTCGAGTCGCGCACATTCATCTGCACCGATCGGCGGGAGGAGACGATTCCCACTCCAGTGGAGGGCGTCAAGGGCACCCTGGGCAACTGGATCTCGCCCAGCGACATGGATGCTGCAGTGCAGCAGCGATTCCCCGGCTGCATGAAGGGTCGCACCATGTACGTGGTGCCCTTCAGCATGGGACCTGTGGGCTCCCCGCTCTCCAAGATCGGAATTGAACTCACGGACTCCTCTTACGTGGTGGCCTCCATGAGGATCATGACTCGCATGGGAGCCGCTGTTCTGCGCCAGCTGGCCAAGAAGGAGGAGTTCGTTCGCGCCCTGCACTCTGTGGGCGCCCCTGCCAACGGAcaggtggagcagccatcctggCCCTGTGATCCCGAGCGCACGATCATTCTGCACAAGCCCGCCGATAACCTTATTGTATCTTACGGATCCGGCTACGGCGGCAACTCGCTGCTGGGAAAGAAGTGCTTCGCCCTGAGGATTGGCAGCACCATTGCCAAGCGTGAGGGATGGCTGGCTGAGCACATGTTGATTCTGGGCATCACCGATCCCAAGGGCGAGAAGAAGTACATCACTGCCGCCTTTCCCTCGGCCTGTGGCAAGACCAATCTGGCCATGTTGAATCCCTCGTTGGCCAACTACAAGGTGGAGTGCGTGGGTGACGACATTGCCTGGATGAAGTTTGACTCGCAGGGGGTGCTGCGTGCCATCAACCCAGAGAATGGATTCTTTGGTGTGGCTCCTGGAACCTCAATGGAGACCAATCCCATTGCAATGAACACTGTTTTCAAGAACACCATCTTCACAAACGTGGCCTCCACCTCTGATGGCGGTGTGTTCTGGGAGGGCATGGAAAGCAGTCTGGCTCCCAATGTCCAGATCACCGACTGGTTGGGCAAGCCCTGGACCAAGGATTCCGGCAAGCCCGCTGCGCATCCCAACTCCCGCTTCTGCACCCCGGCCGCACAGTGCCCGATTATCGATGGAGCCTGGGAAGATCCAGCGGGAGTGCCCATCTCCGCCATGCTCTTCGGAGGACGTCGTCCCGCCGGAGTGCCCCTAATCTATGAGGCTCGGGACTGGACCCACGGAGTCTTTATTGGAGCAGCCATGAGGAGTGAGGCCACTGCTGCGGCCGAGCACAAGGGCAAGGTGATCATGCACGATCCGTTCGCCATGAGGCCCTTCTTTGGCTACAACTTTGGCGACTACGTGGCCCACTGGCTAAGCATGGAGAAGCGTGGTCAGGTGCCCAAGATCTTCCATGTCAACTGGTTCCGCAAGAGTGCCGAGGGCAAGTTCATGTGGCCCGGATACGGCGAGAACTCCCGTGTGCTGGAATGGATCCTGCGCAGGGTCAATGGCGAATCCTGCTACGTGGACACAGCCATTGGACACATTCCCGCCGAGGGTGCCCTCAACCTCGATGGCATGAAGGATAAGGTGGACGTGCAGGAGATCTTCTCGCTGCCCAAGGAGTTCTGGTCGCAGGAGGTCAAGGAGATTCGCACCTACTTCGAATCGCAGGTGGGCGCCGATCTTCCGGCCAGCATTTACCAGCAGCTGGACGAGCTGTCTTCCCGCGTAGCCAACCTGTAAGAAGGATCAATGAGGAGAGTTAACTTGTTAACCTGTCCTATACCCCAATACCTTATTTAGTCGTTTCTCTAGTTCTTAAGCTGAAGACTTCCAAACTATTTATTATATAAGCAGCCATAAGATTAGCAAGTAGGCCATACAAagagaaaaaatgaaaagaaaaaaaataaaacaagacgATTTTATAACCTACATCCTATATGAGTATTTATTTATCAGTAACTTGGATTTTTGGATGTTATGAACATTCTAAACAGTATGTATACAATggttattaaattaattaatgctTTATAGCTGCACGATTTATTTATTAGCGCTTAAAACAATTAGTTAAATAGATAAACAAGTTTTAATACGTTTTAGGATTTCTAAATGctgaataaatttaaaatgttataaTTAAAAGATGTGACATTTGTAACTAATCTTACTCTTGTTTCGTAACTAcgacttttaatatttttctaaatgCTAATTTATGGCGTTAATTTGCACTATTATAGAAATACCTTAAGTACAAT carries:
- the LOC6609809 gene encoding phosphoenolpyruvate carboxykinase [GTP]; this encodes MPELIEQSKIISGNVCGLPQLHKLRQDNCGLYSHIRGIPISYGNVDSLTTGVRAFVEEGIALCQPDQVHICDGSEQENKMLIKSLLEAGTIVPLPKYDNCWLARTNPSDVARVESRTFICTDRREETIPTPVEGVKGTLGNWISPSDMDAAVQQRFPGCMKGRTMYVVPFSMGPVGSPLSKIGIELTDSSYVVASMRIMTRMGAAVLRQLAKKEEFVRALHSVGAPANGQVEQPSWPCDPERTIILHKPADNLIVSYGSGYGGNSLLGKKCFALRIGSTIAKREGWLAEHMLILGITDPKGEKKYITAAFPSACGKTNLAMLNPSLANYKVECVGDDIAWMKFDSQGVLRAINPENGFFGVAPGTSMETNPIAMNTVFKNTIFTNVASTSDGGVFWEGMESSLAPNVQITDWLGKPWTKDSGKPAAHPNSRFCTPAAQCPIIDGAWEDPAGVPISAMLFGGRRPAGVPLIYEARDWTHGVFIGAAMRSEATAAAEHKGKVIMHDPFAMRPFFGYNFGDYVAHWLSMEKRGQVPKIFHVNWFRKSAEGKFMWPGYGENSRVLEWILRRVNGESCYVDTAIGHIPAEGALNLDGMKDKVDVQEIFSLPKEFWSQEVKEIRTYFESQVGADLPASIYQQLDELSSRVANL